A window of Salvelinus alpinus chromosome 31, SLU_Salpinus.1, whole genome shotgun sequence contains these coding sequences:
- the LOC139561311 gene encoding uncharacterized protein KIAA0232-like produces the protein MRPVSDGPAPVSFSRPHPPVGPLPTSEMSLLHSLGPVQSWLGQELEKCGIDAMIYTRYVLSLLLHDSYDLQDQENDILGWEKGTGKKWGKSKKKGGGTDLSLEEIKKQAAVQCLRSASDENSGIESLVEELCSKLKDIQNKQKEEKPLNKSYGSQSPEQVESSSSKDQVEMYYEAFPPLSEGSVCLREIMTVWNKAKASAYSGSSSSAAPQTSTDTSSPKDCNSDGEATNERTPEACCTTTNPTSERAQQRRSKKEKENRYHGGATAEDRAAFHSKRKAGHRSEGKYRPRSWSSGSSEAGSSSSGNPGDSKISSRKAARIRHKSKEAGSRSKRGRNRGQVKLSLQAIDKEGRRNARGSSSSTTGGPARQTQLYKKGNRPLKEIRKYPGWGGAKESGAEASNKKEYMEEPLWYTEPITEYFVPFSSRKSKLETKYRSKVDSPDDSTMSANFEGLSERMQGIYIANASFQRAYLAAGTFVDGHFVEVPGDSNEEANDLNGTSSFPPPEDSRGLDDDHLSEFTHFYEVDIYQSILDPSASDSVQESRILSMIRQKSEEQRDFETECCLVLDGLEQQRESAIRVGCLDALGDDGFLMQDLENMAQVWGCYSSSSSEDKDGESFAGDSPVQLSPALDGVTFTISTLPGNLEEPHLPEATSEASGLNNSRLSLFELQYDSPTLSFPCDSLTVGQENNTDSSSCLEPHCNKQSRLLIWTKNSAFDETEHCSNLSTRTCSPWSHSEETRSDNEQINVHTEESALIGNEEINCIILPISGTYLEEEILDFLQEDTSRQCDEANVGTVSNPTFAKKSKLESICGIALEQYDAAMFSHDTNQQCDNYSSGIIKDIWTAIGDGDPELSLGGEKPGEDLFSKESSSYHCGCLDVQVKEVGPIQGPLKKAVQHSEYHLWEGKNEEQALLDKNELSKMNASGDYMTPSKPWDVNPEKDNTSFILGGVYGELKTFSGDQDWAVVPPGDARGSLLQCAAAAASGSDVVTIAGTDVFMNTGSCFAPGHKPFWRPLVSFGQSDQATKGGGEGLHKGFSLIFHEDLLGSCAGFQGEEPGLDNPFASFDLNNQFSQVLHVECSFEPEDMSSFSPGFKPKSILCSDSENDAFHPRLYGINQTTQYRAIRISPRTHFRPISASELSPGGGSESEADSEKEEKSVPFLALPDLFDDPQADLKPLEEDAENEGPCYGKSELESGKFLPRLKKSGMEKSAQTSLDSQEGSSTLLPIAEQEICLDCEMAAAAGAATLMASGRMDVPVNQIQKEESCREKEACKCAAAGQCPTYGKTYDFIEDLHEFPLLNISGQGGTGSQQDECWWQNTLCSPLFPGSQCTGSSNI, from the exons GAAAATGACATCTTGGGCTGGGAGAAGGGAACTGGGAAGAAATGGGGCAAGAGTAAGAAGAAAGGAGGAGGGACGGACCTAAGTCTGGAGGAGATAAAGAAGCAAGCCGCTGTGCAGTGCCTGCGTTCAGCATCCGATGAA AACTCTGGAATTGAGAGCCTGGTCGAGGAGCTTTGCTCCAAACTCAAGGACATCCAAAACAAACAGAAAG AAGAAAAACCGCTCAACAAATCTTATGGATCTCAGTCTCCTGAACAAGTTGAGTCCTCTTCCTCAAAGGACCAGGtggaaat GTATTACGAAGCCTTTCCTCCTTTGTCAGAGGGATCTGTTTGTCTCCGAGAGATCATGACGGTGTGGAACAAAGCTAAAGCCAGCGCTTACTCTGGCTCATCATCCTCTGCAGCCCCGCAGACCAGCACTGACACCTCCTCCCCAAAAGATTGCAACAGCGATGGTGAAGCTACTAATGAGAGAACCCCTGAGGCATGCTGCACTACCACTAACCCAACCAGCGAGAGAGCCCAACAGCGACGCAgcaagaaggagaaagagaaccGATACCATGGTGGCGCAACAGCGGAGGACCGAGCTGCCTTTCACAGCAAGAGGAAGGCGGGGCACAGGTCAGAGGGCAAGTATCGGCCTCGCTCCTGGTCCTCTGGCTCTAGTGAGGCTGGCTCGAGCTCCAGCGGGAACCCAGGCGATTCCAAAATCTCCAGCAGGAAAGCAGCCAGAATCAGGCACAAGTCCAAGGAGGCGGGCAGCAGGAGTAAGAGGGGGCGCAACAGAGGACAAGTGAAACTGTCTCTGCAGGCCATTGACAAAGAGGGGCGCAGGAATGCtagaggcagcagcagcagcaccactGGAGGCCCTGCAAGGCAAACACAGCTCTACAAAAAGGGGAACAGGCCGCTGAAGGAGATTCGAAAATATCCAGGTTGGGGGGGGGCAAAGGAGTCCGGAGCTGAGGCCAGCAACAAAAAGGAGTACATGGAAGAGCCCCTGTGGTACACAGAGCCCATCACAGAGTATTTTGTACCTTTCAGTAGCAGAAAGAGCAAACTGGAAACAAAGTACCGGAGTAAGGTGGACTCTCCAGACGACTCGACTATGTCCGCCAACTTTGAAGGGCTGTCTGAGAGAATGCAAGGCATCTACATTGCCAACGCAAGCTTCCAGAGGGCGTATCTGGCAGCGGGAACCTTTGTGGATGGGCACTTTGTTGAGGTGCCAGGCGACTCGAATGAGGAGGCTAACGACCTCAATGGGACCTCAAGCTTCCCTCCGCCTGAGGATAGTAGAGGTTTAGATGATGACCATCTGTCTGAATTCACTCACTTCTATGAAGTTGATATTTATCAATCCATATTGGATCCTAGTGCCTCAGACTCAGTACAAGAGAGTCGGATCTTGAGCATGATTCGACAGAAGAGCGAAGAACAAAGAGACTTTGAGACAGAATGTTGTTTAGTGTTAGATGGCCTTGAGCAGCAACGGGAAAGTGCAATAAGGGTGGGCTGTCTGGATGCTTTGGGAGATGATGGGTTCCTCATGCAGGATTTGGAAAACATGGCTCAGGTCTGGGGATGTTATTCATCCTCTAGCTCTGAAGATAAAGATGGAGAAAGCTTTGCAGGGGACTCTCCCGTTCAGCTCTCCCCCGCTTTGGACGGTGTTACATTCACCATCAGCACGCTGCCTGGAAACCTGGAGGAGCCTCATCTCCCAGAAGCCACGAGCGAAGCGTCTGGTCTGAACAACTCGCGCTTGTCTCTTTTTGAGCTGCAGTACGATAGCCCCACTCTTTCTTTTCCCTGCGACTCACTCACCGTTGGTCAAGAAAACAACACAGATTCAAGTAGCTGTCTAGAACCACATTGTAACAAGCAGTCTCGTTTGCTAATTTGGACCAAAAATAGTGCCTTCGATGAAACTGAACATTGTTCAAACCTTTCAACCCGAACCTGCAGTCCATGGTCGCATTCGGAAGAAACACGTTCAGACAATGAGCAAATAAACGTTCATACAGAGGAGTCTGCTCTAATTGGCAATGAAGAGATTAATTGTATAATCCTCCCCATCTCTGGTACATACCTAGAGGAAGAAATCCTGGACTTTTTACAAGAAGACACCAGTCGTCAGTGCGATGAGGCCAATGTAGGCACAGTGTCCAATCCGACCTTCGCAAAGAAATCTAAATTGGAGTCCATTTGTGGAATAGCGTTAGAACAGTACGACGCTGCCATGTTTTCGCATGACACAAACCAACAGTGTGACAACTACAGCTCAGGGATAATAAAGGACATTTGGACAGCTATCGGAGATGGAGATCCTGAACTATCATTAGGAGGAGAGAAGCCAGGCGAGGACTTGTTCTCCAAAGAGTCGAGCAGCTACCACTGCGGTTGTCTTGACGTGCAGGTTAAGGAAGTTGGTCCCATCCAGGGGCCTCTGAAGAAGGCAGTGCAGCACTCTGAGTACCACCTGTGGGAAGGCAAGAATGAAGAGCAGGCCCTCCTGGACAAAAATGAACTCTCGAAGATGAATGCTTCCGGGGATTACATGACGCCGTCCAAGCCCTGGGACGTGAACCCTGAGAAAGACAACACTTCGTTCATCCTGGGAGGAGTGTACGGAGAGCTGAAGACATTCAGTGGTGATCAGGACTGGGCCGTGGTGCCGCCTGGCGACGCGAGAGGCAGCCTGCTACAGTGTGCCGCTGCTGCCGCCTCTGGCTCAGACGTGGTCACCATTGCTGGTACAGACGTGTTCATGAATACGGGCAGCTGCTTTGCCCCTGGCCATAAGCCCTTCTGGAGGCCCCTGGTCTCCTTCGGGCAGAGCGACCAGGCTACTAAAGGAGGTGGGGAAGGTTTGCATAAGGGATTTTCTTTAATCTTCCATGAAGATTTACTCGGATCCTGTGCAGGCTTCCAAGGCGAGGAGCCAGGGCTCGACAACCCGTTTGCGTCCTTCGATCTGAACAATCAGTTCTCTCAAGTCCTCCACGTAGAGTGCTCCTTCGAGCCTGAGGACATGTCTTCGTTCAGCCCGGGGTTCAAGCCCAAGTCTATATTGTGCTCGGACTCTGAGAACGACGCTTTCCACCCACGGCTATACGGCATCAACCAGACCACCCAGTACAGGGCCATCCGCATCTCCCCCAGGACTCACTTCCGACCCATATCCGCCTCAGAGCTGTCGCCCGGTGGAGGGAGCGAGTCGGAGGCTGATTCCGAGAAAGAAGAGAAGAGTGTTCCATTCCTGGCCCTGCCAGATCTCTTCGATGACCCTCAGGCCGACCTCAAGCCGCTGGAGGAGGACGCAGAAAATGAGGGCCCCTGCTACGGGAAGTCAGAACTGGAATCTGGTAAATTCCTGCCCAGATTGAAGAAGTCTGGCATGGAGAAGAGTGCCCAGACCTCACTGGATTCTCAGGAGGGCTCCAGCACCCTTCTGCCAATCGCTGAGCAAGAGATCTGCTTAGACTGCGAAATGGCGGCCGCAGCAGGAGCAGCAACATTGATGGCAAGCGGACGGATGGACGTCCCAGTCAATCAGATTCAGAAGGAAGAATCTTGCAGAGAGAAGGAAGCCTGCAAATGTGCAGCGGCTGGTCAGTGTCCCACATATGGGAAAACCTATGACTTCATTGAAGATTTGCATGAG TTCCCTCTATTAAATATTAGTGGACAGGGAGGAACTGGCAGCCAGCAAGATGAGTGCTGGTGGCAGAACACACTCTGTTCCCCCCTTTTCCCCGGATCTCAGTGTACAG GGAGCAGCAACATCTGA